The following are from one region of the Acidobacteriota bacterium genome:
- a CDS encoding tannase/feruloyl esterase family alpha/beta hydrolase, translating to MNSQFGRRLVWILSALSACASAQQIDSCAALTKFKNPGVEITKSVPIPAGTTEPNPWGPGHSAPIPAYCRVEGVINRRTGVGGEEFGINFALAMPDKWNTDFLMQGGGGGNGVVMAPLGLNAAGDTPALMRGFAVVSTDTGHKSHRGPFDFDFMKDEQAYLDFAYLANAQVAAVAKQLIAQYYGKSAAHSYFSGCSTGGREGMVLSQRYPTVFDGIISGDPAMRTGLSNLTIGRWIPISFNQIAPKDANGKPLIEQAITDNDRKLINDALLKRCDAKDGVADGLISDPLACDFDPEMLSCTGAKSDSCLAPEKAAAIKKALGGPKTSTGTQVYPAFLYDRGITSGPPFRGLLSPGPGIFGPATTDMSLDVDKEALADIQPLVDSMSTNLTTFSSHGGKLIFYHGDSDPWFSPLDTFGYYKDMAAANGGMESVSKWSQFYFVPGMSHCAGGQALDQFDLLGAMVDWVEKGIEPTSVIATGKAFPGRSRPLCAHPKHTHYKGQGDTGDASSFECR from the coding sequence ATGAATTCCCAATTCGGCCGAAGGTTAGTTTGGATCCTTAGCGCGCTGTCTGCCTGTGCTTCGGCGCAGCAGATAGACTCATGCGCCGCTCTGACGAAGTTCAAGAATCCCGGCGTGGAAATTACCAAATCCGTTCCAATTCCCGCCGGAACCACGGAGCCGAACCCGTGGGGGCCGGGTCACAGCGCGCCAATCCCTGCCTATTGCCGGGTCGAAGGCGTGATCAATCGGCGCACTGGAGTCGGCGGCGAGGAGTTCGGCATCAATTTCGCCCTGGCGATGCCTGATAAATGGAATACCGATTTCCTGATGCAAGGTGGAGGTGGCGGAAATGGAGTCGTGATGGCTCCGCTTGGTCTCAACGCCGCGGGAGACACGCCGGCCCTGATGCGTGGCTTTGCCGTGGTCAGCACCGATACCGGTCATAAGAGCCATCGAGGACCATTCGACTTCGATTTCATGAAAGACGAGCAGGCCTATCTGGATTTCGCCTATCTCGCCAACGCTCAGGTCGCTGCGGTTGCAAAACAACTCATCGCTCAGTACTACGGAAAGTCCGCCGCCCATTCCTACTTCTCAGGATGTTCCACCGGCGGCCGCGAAGGGATGGTTCTCTCGCAACGCTATCCCACGGTGTTCGATGGCATCATCTCCGGCGATCCGGCCATGCGGACCGGGCTTTCCAACTTGACCATCGGGAGATGGATACCCATTTCCTTCAATCAGATCGCGCCCAAAGACGCGAATGGAAAGCCACTCATCGAGCAGGCCATTACTGACAACGACCGCAAACTGATCAACGACGCTCTCCTCAAGCGATGCGATGCAAAAGACGGAGTCGCCGACGGCCTGATCTCGGATCCTCTCGCGTGCGATTTCGATCCTGAGATGCTGTCGTGCACGGGCGCGAAGAGCGACTCCTGTTTGGCGCCGGAGAAAGCGGCAGCCATCAAGAAGGCCCTTGGCGGCCCGAAAACCTCGACCGGAACACAGGTGTATCCTGCGTTCCTTTACGATAGGGGCATCACCAGCGGACCCCCTTTCCGCGGATTGCTGTCTCCCGGACCCGGCATCTTCGGACCTGCGACTACCGACATGTCATTGGATGTTGATAAGGAAGCACTGGCGGACATCCAGCCTCTGGTGGACTCAATGTCCACGAACTTGACTACATTCTCCAGTCACGGCGGGAAGCTAATTTTCTACCACGGCGACAGCGATCCGTGGTTCTCACCGCTCGACACGTTTGGCTATTACAAGGACATGGCTGCTGCCAACGGCGGTATGGAATCAGTATCGAAGTGGAGTCAGTTCTACTTTGTTCCGGGGATGAGCCACTGTGCGGGAGGTCAGGCGCTGGATCAGTTTGACTTATTAGGCGCCATGGTCGACTGGGTGGAGAAGGGAATCGAGCCGACATCAGTGATTGCGACCGGCAAGGCGTTCCCCGGACGTAGCCGTCCGCTTTGTGCTCATCCCAAACACACCCACTACAAGGGTCAGGGCGACACCGGAGACGCCAGTAGCTTCGAGTGCCGGTAA
- a CDS encoding SDR family NAD(P)-dependent oxidoreductase: protein MKLTNRTILITGGSAGIGLAFALKFVELGNEVIVTGRRQAVLDKVKAKYPKIHTIQSDVADPAQIAALAARVKADFPGLDVLMNNAGIMLYKNLKAPAADLAGLMAELNINVGGVVGMTSASIDILTANKGTVINVSSGLAFVPLPAAPIYCATKAAIHSYTQSLRFQLEETGVEVIELMPPAVKTDMTAEISEGGGSVITTDELVKQSFGSLKAGALEIRPGQSKTLAWMRRLAPGFINRQLWKASKKLVPVQVG, encoded by the coding sequence ATGAAACTCACTAATCGCACCATCCTCATCACCGGGGGCTCCGCCGGCATCGGCCTCGCTTTCGCGCTCAAGTTCGTCGAACTCGGCAACGAGGTCATCGTGACTGGTCGGCGCCAGGCGGTGCTCGATAAGGTGAAGGCAAAGTACCCGAAGATTCACACCATCCAGAGCGACGTCGCGGATCCCGCTCAGATCGCCGCCCTCGCAGCACGCGTGAAAGCGGATTTTCCCGGGCTCGACGTGCTGATGAACAATGCCGGCATCATGCTCTACAAGAACCTCAAGGCCCCGGCGGCCGACCTGGCTGGGCTAATGGCGGAGCTGAACATCAATGTCGGCGGCGTAGTCGGCATGACCTCCGCGTCCATCGACATCCTCACGGCCAATAAGGGTACGGTCATCAACGTGTCGTCCGGGCTCGCCTTCGTGCCGCTGCCGGCCGCGCCGATCTACTGCGCTACTAAGGCAGCAATCCACTCGTACACCCAGTCGCTGCGGTTCCAATTGGAGGAAACCGGCGTCGAGGTCATCGAACTCATGCCCCCAGCGGTGAAGACGGACATGACAGCAGAAATTTCGGAGGGCGGCGGCAGCGTGATCACTACTGACGAACTGGTGAAGCAATCCTTCGGATCCCTGAAGGCGGGCGCCCTCGAAATCCGCCCTGGACAGTCGAAAACACTCGCGTGGATGCGCCGCCTCGCCCCTGGTTTCATCAACAGGCAGCTCTGGAAGGCATCCAAGAAGCTGGTCCCGGTGCAGGTGGGATAG
- a CDS encoding TetR/AcrR family transcriptional regulator — translation MRYEPEHKTQTRDRIVRNAARKLRAQGLSSPGVASVMKASGLTVGGFYKHFRSKDELLAEAIAQAFAESNENIRSALEHVPREDKWKELVRLYLSTEHCDHPDTGCPVAALAPEIARAKLSVRKRIAGLMNEWVEFMPGATARERERNLFVIYSAMAGAISIARILTDPADRQKLLASVRDHLLQSW, via the coding sequence ATGCGTTACGAACCGGAACACAAGACGCAAACGCGCGATCGTATCGTGCGGAACGCCGCTCGCAAGCTTCGCGCTCAGGGGCTGAGCAGCCCTGGCGTCGCCAGTGTGATGAAAGCCTCGGGCCTGACCGTCGGCGGCTTTTACAAGCACTTTCGGAGCAAGGACGAGCTTCTCGCTGAGGCCATTGCCCAGGCATTCGCGGAATCTAACGAGAATATCCGTTCCGCCCTGGAACACGTGCCGCGTGAGGACAAGTGGAAGGAACTCGTTCGACTGTACCTCTCAACCGAGCACTGTGATCATCCCGACACCGGTTGCCCGGTTGCGGCGCTGGCGCCTGAAATCGCTCGTGCCAAGCTTAGCGTCAGAAAACGAATTGCCGGCCTGATGAACGAGTGGGTGGAATTCATGCCAGGAGCAACGGCAAGAGAGCGAGAACGAAACCTTTTCGTCATCTATAGTGCGATGGCCGGTGCTATATCCATCGCCCGTATTCTTACCGACCCTGCCGACAGGCAGAAACTATTGGCCAGTGTTCGAGATCACCTTTTGCAGAGCTGGTGA
- a CDS encoding alpha-galactosidase, whose amino-acid sequence MPKGPSRPSFARYNPCIVKNRRDFVKAVSMGGVVLYATGPWSLEARTAGAAEQIENQFLTARFDSATGRIHVDRKGGPILLRNVVARAAFGNSVRSTADSEYQRSVSVRSVQDALGNGRQISAKCFDRRKQVDFEILLSLYDGRNALVVEVICRNASGRDVRLTRIEPVRAVLEEGGECGWGDASKALTNGYMYPDPGRVEEMSNLHATTSMWNMGFYRGPQEEALVVGYLDNNAATGRISALYDRTLELFQAHGSMSLTAESLCNECVLRPGASATSGKFIFNIGPDPFTALESYAQAVADVHQVRLNPIINGWCNWYYSHEYINEDEILRNAEFAARTLKGYGLEYVQVDAGWFRTYGDWEGNQNFPHGMKWLAGKIREQGLRAGLWFAPYCIAEGTEVRERHPDWLLTDDQGKPRQCGGGLSTPQVGAYGIPSLMKKIYGLDVTHPDAAAWMHGVFKKAADDWGYDFIKIDFVEWTILSADRYHDPTFSKAAAYRKGFEVMRDAIGPRRHLLDCGPMNTTVGLLDSARIEVDLPHLTWEQYTANFNSNGPAMAKRYYFNRKTWTNDADHLGLALLTLGQARAAASIIALSGGTMISGDRLVDLDPDRLEILRRVYPSYGVAARPVDLFERDKPEIFEIAVKTKFAQWSVVALFNYTDAIVTKSVPLHRLRLPDAKSYTAFEFWSQRLLGEIDRELAVRVDPESVALLSIHPQTGIPRVVSTDRHFTQGAVELENVMWDADSKTLSGTSLGPAGTAHNISIYMPREYRWDNERPDYFQESGPFSIRQIQSDLLRVRARFDAGTSTMWQVRFARKA is encoded by the coding sequence ATGCCGAAGGGCCCCTCTCGTCCATCATTTGCACGATACAATCCCTGCATCGTGAAGAACCGCCGCGACTTCGTGAAAGCAGTGTCCATGGGAGGGGTTGTGCTCTACGCTACCGGCCCCTGGTCTTTGGAAGCCCGGACCGCTGGCGCCGCGGAACAGATCGAGAACCAGTTTCTGACTGCCCGCTTCGACAGCGCCACGGGTCGAATCCATGTGGATCGCAAAGGCGGGCCGATTCTCCTGCGGAATGTGGTGGCACGCGCGGCTTTTGGCAACTCGGTGCGGTCGACGGCGGATTCGGAATATCAACGGTCGGTGTCGGTCCGCTCCGTGCAAGATGCGCTCGGGAATGGGCGGCAGATTTCGGCAAAGTGCTTCGACCGGCGAAAGCAGGTGGATTTTGAAATCCTGCTGAGCCTGTACGACGGTCGGAATGCGCTGGTGGTTGAAGTCATTTGCCGCAACGCTTCTGGCCGAGACGTGCGTCTTACACGGATTGAACCGGTGCGCGCGGTGTTGGAAGAAGGAGGCGAATGCGGTTGGGGCGACGCCAGCAAAGCGCTCACCAACGGCTACATGTATCCCGACCCGGGCCGGGTCGAGGAAATGTCCAACCTCCATGCGACTACGAGCATGTGGAACATGGGGTTTTATCGCGGGCCGCAAGAAGAAGCGCTCGTCGTCGGCTACCTCGACAATAACGCCGCCACCGGACGCATCTCTGCGCTGTACGACCGCACGCTCGAATTGTTTCAGGCGCACGGCAGCATGTCTCTGACGGCGGAATCGCTCTGCAATGAATGCGTGTTGCGGCCGGGCGCGAGTGCGACGTCGGGAAAGTTCATCTTCAATATTGGCCCCGACCCTTTCACAGCTCTCGAAAGTTACGCGCAAGCCGTGGCGGATGTTCATCAGGTGCGGCTGAACCCGATCATCAATGGATGGTGCAACTGGTACTACTCGCACGAGTACATCAACGAGGACGAGATTCTGCGGAATGCGGAATTCGCGGCGCGGACGCTGAAAGGGTATGGGCTGGAGTATGTCCAGGTTGATGCGGGCTGGTTTCGCACCTACGGAGACTGGGAAGGGAATCAGAATTTTCCGCATGGCATGAAATGGCTGGCGGGAAAAATTCGCGAGCAGGGTCTCCGCGCCGGGCTGTGGTTTGCACCCTATTGCATTGCGGAAGGTACAGAAGTGCGGGAGCGGCATCCAGACTGGCTCCTCACCGATGATCAAGGCAAGCCTCGACAGTGTGGTGGCGGCTTGAGCACTCCGCAGGTCGGCGCGTATGGCATCCCGAGCCTGATGAAGAAAATTTATGGTCTTGATGTGACTCATCCCGATGCGGCGGCGTGGATGCACGGCGTGTTCAAGAAAGCAGCCGACGACTGGGGCTACGATTTCATCAAGATTGATTTCGTTGAGTGGACCATCCTGAGCGCGGATCGTTATCACGATCCGACGTTCAGCAAAGCGGCGGCCTATCGCAAGGGATTTGAAGTGATGCGCGACGCGATTGGGCCGCGCCGTCATCTGCTCGATTGTGGTCCCATGAACACGACCGTCGGATTACTGGACAGCGCTCGCATCGAAGTTGATCTGCCTCACTTGACGTGGGAACAGTACACCGCAAATTTCAATAGCAACGGTCCCGCGATGGCGAAGCGGTACTACTTCAACCGGAAGACCTGGACCAACGACGCCGACCATCTGGGACTCGCTCTGTTGACGCTGGGTCAGGCGCGAGCGGCGGCATCGATCATCGCGCTTTCGGGCGGCACCATGATTTCGGGTGATCGCTTGGTGGATCTCGATCCCGACCGGTTGGAGATTCTACGGAGAGTGTACCCATCGTATGGGGTGGCGGCGCGTCCGGTTGATTTGTTTGAACGGGACAAGCCGGAGATTTTCGAGATTGCGGTCAAGACGAAGTTCGCGCAGTGGTCGGTCGTGGCGCTCTTTAACTATACGGATGCGATCGTGACGAAGAGCGTTCCCCTGCACCGCTTGCGTCTTCCCGATGCCAAGAGTTACACCGCGTTTGAATTCTGGAGTCAACGCTTGCTCGGAGAAATTGATCGAGAACTTGCAGTGCGTGTTGATCCCGAATCGGTGGCACTGCTGAGTATTCATCCGCAGACGGGAATCCCGCGCGTAGTCTCGACCGACCGGCACTTCACACAGGGAGCGGTGGAGCTTGAGAATGTGATGTGGGACGCGGACTCCAAGACCCTGAGCGGTACTTCACTGGGACCTGCAGGGACGGCGCACAACATCAGCATCTACATGCCGCGCGAATACAGATGGGACAATGAGCGTCCTGACTACTTTCAGGAATCAGGGCCGTTTTCCATCAGACAGATACAATCGGATTTGTTGCGTGTCCGGGCTCGTTTTGATGCTGGCACTTCGACGATGTGGCAGGTTAGGTTCGCCCGCAAGGCTTAG
- a CDS encoding response regulator transcription factor, whose product MAAEDKSVISQNTPVEAPPVSHERILVIEDDRGVQKALRRLFEGEGFQVDVAGNGAEGLDLFRGSVPSVVLLDLRLPGMLGQDVCREISAAAPSLPIIILSARTDVMDKVLLLELGAHDYVTKPFSPRELLARVRTAMRRSTRTPISDNYSFGDSKVDFSKMELHRNGAVVQLTAQEFKVLKFMIQNSERVLSREELLNHVWGYKNYPSTRTVDNHILKLRQKLERDPANPVHFRTVHSAGYKFVP is encoded by the coding sequence ATGGCAGCAGAAGACAAATCGGTGATCTCGCAAAACACTCCGGTAGAGGCGCCGCCGGTCAGCCATGAACGTATCCTGGTGATCGAAGACGATCGCGGCGTGCAGAAGGCCCTGCGGCGTTTGTTCGAGGGCGAAGGATTCCAGGTGGACGTTGCTGGCAACGGTGCAGAAGGACTGGACCTGTTTCGTGGCTCCGTCCCATCGGTAGTGCTGCTGGATCTTCGTCTACCCGGAATGCTGGGGCAGGATGTCTGCCGTGAGATCAGCGCGGCCGCGCCTTCGCTGCCGATCATAATTTTGAGTGCCCGCACCGACGTGATGGATAAAGTCCTGCTGCTCGAGTTGGGCGCTCACGACTATGTGACGAAGCCCTTCAGTCCGCGCGAATTGCTGGCTCGGGTGCGAACGGCAATGCGGCGGTCGACGCGCACGCCGATCTCGGACAACTACTCTTTTGGAGATTCGAAAGTCGATTTCTCGAAAATGGAGTTGCACCGCAATGGCGCGGTGGTGCAGTTGACGGCACAGGAATTCAAGGTCCTGAAATTCATGATTCAGAACTCCGAACGCGTGCTGTCCCGCGAAGAGTTGCTGAATCACGTGTGGGGATACAAGAATTATCCGAGCACGCGGACAGTGGATAACCATATTCTGAAGCTGCGCCAAAAGCTGGAGCGGGACCCCGCTAATCCCGTGCACTTCCGAACCGTGCACAGCGCCGGCTACAAGTTCGTTCCGTAG
- a CDS encoding HAMP domain-containing protein, which produces MGGLRLRTKFLLSMVAVSAALTFTTLYVVRHTVQRQVRTQIQRDLQNSVSAFRNFQKQRELTLERSAALLADLPNVRALMTTHDVATIQDQSHDLWTLSGSDLLVLADPSGKVMALQATPREVTVRQAQDFVPGIVSHSETRHWWYVEGHLYEVFLQDIYFGPASGQQILGYLVLGYEIDDRVAHEVSQVAASEVVFRSGNMIVRSTLKPAQEEEMQQGMQKTAATPDEIRLGDERFLATTVDLSGSGTPELRLWVLKSFDQATAFLSSLNELLLALGLAALLAGSLLVYLISHTFTRPLDALVAGVRALGRGDFAYPLEARGGDEVAEVTGAFDRMRTDLQSTQRELLDAERLATIGRMASSISHDLRHSLAAVMANAEFLCESNLSSSQREDLYAEIRVAVKQMTDLIESLLEFSRTRESLHPSHGDVREAVESAIKALKAHPEFQKVPIRITWDGTTEGWFDFKKLERALINLLLNACEVVPSGRGHIEVHLCRKGQNLEIRISDNGPGIAEAVRGDLFEPFVSYGKENGTGMGLTVVQKIVQDHGGDVAVEQTSSEGTTFRVRVPLSASPQQAMAAKHVT; this is translated from the coding sequence ATGGGTGGGCTTCGGCTGCGTACCAAGTTCCTGCTGTCCATGGTTGCCGTATCTGCGGCGCTGACGTTTACCACGCTGTATGTGGTGCGACATACGGTGCAGCGGCAGGTTCGCACCCAAATTCAACGCGACCTTCAGAATTCAGTTTCTGCCTTCCGCAACTTTCAAAAACAACGAGAGCTGACGCTGGAACGATCTGCAGCCCTGCTCGCCGATTTGCCGAATGTCCGGGCGCTGATGACGACACATGATGTCGCCACCATTCAAGACCAATCCCACGATCTTTGGACTCTCTCTGGAAGCGACTTGCTGGTTTTGGCGGACCCGTCCGGCAAAGTGATGGCGTTACAGGCGACTCCACGCGAAGTCACTGTTCGTCAGGCACAGGATTTTGTTCCTGGAATTGTGTCGCATTCGGAGACGCGCCACTGGTGGTATGTCGAAGGACATCTCTACGAAGTGTTTTTGCAGGACATTTACTTTGGCCCGGCTAGCGGTCAACAGATCCTGGGATACCTAGTGCTCGGGTATGAGATTGACGACCGAGTCGCACACGAAGTCAGTCAGGTCGCCGCCAGCGAAGTCGTATTCCGGTCGGGAAATATGATTGTTCGCAGCACCCTGAAGCCCGCGCAGGAAGAAGAGATGCAGCAAGGCATGCAGAAAACTGCGGCGACGCCCGATGAGATCCGTCTCGGCGATGAACGTTTTCTGGCTACGACCGTGGACCTGTCTGGTTCGGGGACTCCGGAATTGCGGTTGTGGGTCCTGAAGTCTTTCGATCAGGCCACGGCGTTCCTGAGCAGCCTCAACGAATTGTTGTTGGCGCTCGGCTTGGCGGCCCTTCTAGCAGGGAGCTTGCTCGTATACCTGATTTCGCACACTTTTACTCGTCCTTTGGACGCGTTGGTCGCGGGCGTACGGGCTCTCGGGCGAGGTGATTTCGCATATCCTCTAGAGGCCCGCGGAGGAGATGAAGTCGCAGAAGTGACCGGCGCATTTGACCGGATGCGTACTGATCTGCAATCGACACAGCGTGAATTGCTGGATGCCGAGCGTCTGGCCACGATTGGCCGGATGGCGAGTTCAATCTCTCACGATCTGCGGCATTCGCTCGCCGCGGTGATGGCCAATGCGGAATTTTTATGCGAGAGCAACTTGTCATCGAGCCAGCGTGAGGATCTCTATGCCGAGATTCGAGTGGCGGTGAAACAGATGACGGATCTGATCGAGTCCTTGTTGGAATTCTCGCGGACGCGGGAGTCACTGCATCCTTCTCATGGCGATGTGCGGGAAGCGGTGGAGTCGGCAATCAAAGCGCTCAAAGCCCATCCGGAATTCCAGAAAGTGCCGATTCGAATCACCTGGGATGGCACGACCGAAGGCTGGTTTGATTTCAAGAAACTGGAGCGCGCATTAATTAACTTGCTGCTCAACGCCTGCGAAGTGGTGCCGTCTGGCCGGGGTCATATCGAAGTGCACTTGTGCCGCAAGGGACAAAATCTGGAAATCAGAATCAGCGACAATGGCCCCGGAATCGCAGAGGCTGTGCGCGGCGACCTGTTTGAGCCTTTCGTGAGTTATGGTAAGGAAAATGGCACGGGCATGGGTTTGACGGTCGTGCAGAAAATTGTGCAAGACCACGGCGGCGACGTGGCGGTGGAACAGACTTCGTCGGAGGGGACAACCTTCAGAGTCCGTGTCCCGCTCAGCGCTTCGCCCCAACAGGCGATGGCGGCGAAACACGTAACCTAG
- a CDS encoding polyphosphate kinase 2 family protein gives MKIEKILKRYRIESGKHFRLKDFDPADTHGLKSEFKPQAKEMLTKSVEELAQLQDILAAQDRWGLLLVFQAMDAAGKDGTIKHVMSGVNPQGVQVTSFKAPSSEEQDHDFLWRTMKHFPERGDIGIFNRSYYEEVLVVRVHSDLLAKEKLPAPLVTKRIWDERFEDINAMERYLSRNGIAILKFFLHVSKKEQKKRFLERLDHPDKNWKFSTADVKERACWDDYQSAYQDMIRHTSSPDTPWYVVPADNKWFTRLVVGAAVVDALKSMKLAYPKISGEQKIELDAARKELLAE, from the coding sequence ATGAAAATTGAAAAGATACTCAAACGCTACCGCATCGAATCCGGGAAACATTTTCGCTTGAAAGATTTTGACCCTGCCGACACGCATGGTTTGAAATCCGAGTTTAAGCCGCAGGCCAAGGAGATGCTCACCAAGAGCGTCGAGGAACTGGCGCAATTGCAGGATATTCTTGCGGCGCAGGACCGATGGGGCCTGCTGCTGGTATTTCAGGCCATGGACGCTGCGGGCAAGGACGGAACGATCAAGCACGTGATGTCAGGCGTAAATCCGCAGGGCGTGCAGGTTACTTCGTTCAAGGCGCCCTCCAGCGAAGAACAAGACCACGACTTTCTCTGGCGCACGATGAAGCATTTTCCTGAACGCGGCGACATCGGGATTTTCAATCGTTCTTACTACGAAGAAGTTCTGGTGGTCCGCGTCCATTCGGACCTCCTGGCGAAAGAGAAATTGCCGGCGCCGCTAGTGACGAAGCGAATCTGGGACGAGCGCTTCGAAGACATCAACGCCATGGAGCGTTACCTCAGCCGCAACGGCATCGCGATCCTCAAATTCTTCCTGCACGTTTCCAAGAAGGAACAGAAGAAGCGTTTTCTGGAGAGACTCGACCATCCCGACAAAAACTGGAAGTTTTCGACTGCCGACGTGAAAGAACGGGCCTGTTGGGATGACTACCAATCGGCTTATCAAGACATGATCCGGCACACTTCGAGTCCGGATACACCCTGGTATGTGGTTCCAGCCGACAACAAATGGTTCACTCGACTGGTGGTCGGAGCCGCGGTCGTGGACGCTCTCAAGAGCATGAAGCTTGCCTATCCGAAGATCAGTGGGGAACAGAAAATTGAACTGGATGCGGCACGCAAGGAATTGCTGGCGGAGTAG
- a CDS encoding Stp1/IreP family PP2C-type Ser/Thr phosphatase, with protein sequence MKVRPGVEVSGQSDIGCQRENNEDSFGYWEPEDDEQFLRKGRLAIVADGMGGYEGGQEASRLAVETVSSFYRDRNGSDPQQTLNEALQAAHDRVREHGFANPKLRGMGTTCTAIALVGNALYFAHVGDSRLYLVRNGQIAQITRDHSYVGRLVESGVISREEAEKHPQRNILTAALGTSADLIMDAPAQPEVLFPHDVLVVCSDGLWGQVQDAEILQAVANNDPEAAGRELIDLARERGGPDNITLQVLRIS encoded by the coding sequence ATGAAAGTTCGCCCCGGAGTTGAAGTCTCTGGTCAGTCCGATATTGGCTGCCAGCGCGAGAACAATGAGGATTCTTTCGGCTATTGGGAGCCGGAAGATGACGAGCAATTTCTCCGTAAAGGCCGCTTGGCCATCGTCGCCGACGGCATGGGTGGATACGAGGGCGGCCAGGAAGCCAGTCGTTTGGCGGTTGAGACCGTTTCTTCCTTCTACCGCGATCGCAACGGCAGTGACCCACAGCAGACTTTGAACGAGGCGTTGCAAGCCGCGCACGATCGCGTCCGGGAGCACGGATTTGCGAATCCGAAACTGCGCGGCATGGGAACCACGTGCACCGCGATCGCCTTGGTTGGCAACGCACTGTACTTTGCCCATGTCGGGGACTCGCGCCTGTACCTGGTGCGGAATGGACAGATCGCTCAGATTACGCGCGATCATTCCTATGTCGGAAGACTGGTCGAGTCCGGTGTGATCAGCCGCGAAGAAGCGGAAAAACATCCCCAACGAAATATTTTGACGGCCGCATTGGGCACGAGCGCCGATCTCATCATGGACGCGCCCGCGCAGCCGGAAGTGCTTTTTCCCCACGATGTGCTGGTGGTGTGCAGCGACGGCTTGTGGGGGCAAGTGCAGGACGCCGAAATTCTGCAAGCTGTGGCAAACAACGATCCCGAAGCAGCGGGAAGGGAACTGATCGACCTCGCACGCGAGCGGGGCGGTCCCGATAACATCACTCTGCAAGTCCTCCGTATCAGCTAG
- a CDS encoding Rrf2 family transcriptional regulator: protein MKVSQKGLYALQALMMLTRRYNQGAIRIRDIAYEESLPEKFLELILLELKNARIVESVRGAKGGYALRRPPAEIRLSEIIRLVDGPLAPFGDAEQLRSLITRDADHRALYQVFLDVRDAAAKILDNTTLADLLNRGPAGRRGKKKKGETSVLPMQLHAGGKEGHD from the coding sequence ATGAAGGTCTCTCAAAAAGGGTTGTATGCCCTACAAGCGCTGATGATGCTGACGCGCCGCTATAACCAGGGAGCGATCCGCATACGCGATATCGCGTATGAGGAGAGCCTTCCAGAAAAGTTTCTGGAATTGATCCTCCTGGAACTGAAGAACGCACGCATTGTGGAGAGCGTGCGTGGAGCCAAGGGGGGCTACGCCCTAAGGCGTCCGCCTGCCGAGATTCGGCTCAGCGAAATCATCCGTCTCGTAGACGGCCCGCTGGCGCCGTTCGGCGACGCGGAGCAACTCCGCAGCCTGATCACGCGCGACGCTGACCACCGCGCGCTCTACCAGGTATTTCTCGATGTGCGCGATGCCGCCGCCAAAATTCTCGACAACACCACGCTCGCGGACCTGCTGAACCGCGGACCAGCCGGGCGGCGTGGCAAAAAGAAAAAGGGAGAAACCAGTGTGCTCCCGATGCAACTGCACGCTGGAGGGAAAGAGGGCCATGACTAA